One stretch of Natronobacterium gregoryi SP2 DNA includes these proteins:
- a CDS encoding metal-dependent hydrolase, whose translation MYPWGHLAVAYLLYSLYARGRFRRPPRPAPVLAVVAGSQLADLIDKPLWLLGVFPTGRDLGHSLLFAVGVIVVVYAVAVLLERVETATAFVVAHLSHLLADIPPRFLLGYPFGTEFLLWPIVSHGTFGYSERMFEPPELVETVVTPFTDPTTFLALEFVLFGLALALWYADGRPGLEYVRRDGRGNSQGSRA comes from the coding sequence ATGTATCCCTGGGGCCATCTCGCCGTCGCCTATCTGCTGTACTCGCTGTACGCTCGAGGCCGCTTCCGCCGACCGCCGCGACCGGCACCCGTCCTCGCCGTCGTCGCCGGCTCGCAACTCGCCGACCTGATCGACAAACCGCTCTGGCTCCTCGGAGTCTTCCCGACCGGCCGCGATCTGGGGCACTCGCTTTTGTTCGCCGTCGGCGTGATCGTGGTCGTCTACGCCGTCGCCGTCCTCCTCGAGCGCGTCGAGACGGCGACCGCGTTCGTCGTCGCTCACCTGTCGCACCTGCTTGCCGATATCCCGCCGCGGTTCTTGCTGGGGTATCCGTTCGGGACCGAGTTCCTGCTGTGGCCGATCGTGTCTCACGGGACCTTCGGCTACAGCGAACGTATGTTCGAACCGCCGGAACTCGTCGAAACCGTCGTCACGCCGTTTACTGATCCGACGACGTTTCTCGCCCTCGAGTTCGTCCTGTTCGGACTCGCCCTCGCGCTGTGGTACGCCGACGGTCGCCCCGGACTCGAGTACGTTCGGCGCGACGGACGAGGGAACAGCCAGGGTTCTCGTGCGTGA
- a CDS encoding PPOX class F420-dependent oxidoreductase — protein sequence MASIPDDFQDLFEKKTFAHVSTLLPDGSPHVTPVWVDYDADADRILVNTERDRRKEKNVRNDPRVGVSMTDPDDPYRLLSVTGEVDEITTENAREHIDELTQRYMGEEEYPSPIETERVIISIEPDQVRAMGG from the coding sequence ATGGCTTCGATTCCCGACGACTTCCAGGACCTGTTCGAGAAGAAGACGTTCGCGCACGTCTCCACCCTGCTGCCCGACGGCTCGCCTCACGTCACGCCGGTGTGGGTCGACTACGACGCCGACGCGGACCGCATTCTCGTCAACACCGAACGCGACCGGCGCAAGGAGAAAAACGTCCGGAACGACCCGCGGGTTGGGGTGAGTATGACAGATCCCGACGACCCCTACCGACTGCTCTCGGTAACGGGAGAAGTCGACGAGATCACGACGGAAAACGCACGCGAGCACATCGACGAACTGACCCAGCGGTACATGGGTGAAGAGGAGTATCCGAGCCCGATCGAGACCGAACGAGTCATCATTTCGATCGAACCCGATCAGGTACGAGCAATGGGAGGGTAG
- the purB gene encoding adenylosuccinate lyase, which translates to MTDTDALYAVSPLDGRYGSRTAPLSPYASEAALMRARVRVEVEYLLALADCKATPLEIGSNERDQLRGLYRHFAEEDARLIKKLETEGHAGFEATNHDVKAVEYFVRHRLPDDSDASAWIHFGLTSEDVNNLAHRLLVQDAVSEVLLPELYELRNALAEMAREHRDLPMLARTHGQPATPTTFGKEMAVYASRLARSTGRIHAAVDNLRGKLGGASGTYAAHEAAYPDVDWQVFAEEFVTGLGLEFEPLTTQVNPCDDLAALFDAIRGANDALLDLDLDMWLYVSDRYLGQQAVEGETGSSTMPHKVNPIDFENSEGNLSKANSDLTFLADYITSSRLQRDLSDSTVKRNVGAAFAHCLIGYTKTAAGLEKVVPNETVMREDLESTPEIVGEAVQTILRREGQEDAYEQVKDLTRGKDVTLEDFRELFDDLDVDESVREELRELTPAGYTGVADDLVDDLE; encoded by the coding sequence ATGACCGACACCGACGCCCTGTACGCCGTCTCGCCGCTCGACGGCCGATATGGCAGCCGAACTGCACCGCTGTCACCGTACGCCAGCGAGGCCGCGCTCATGCGTGCTCGCGTTCGCGTCGAAGTCGAGTACCTGCTCGCACTTGCCGACTGCAAGGCGACGCCACTCGAGATCGGTTCGAACGAACGCGACCAGTTGCGAGGGCTCTACCGACACTTCGCCGAGGAGGACGCACGCCTGATCAAGAAACTCGAGACCGAAGGCCACGCCGGTTTCGAGGCGACGAACCACGACGTGAAGGCCGTGGAGTATTTCGTCCGTCACCGACTTCCAGATGACAGCGACGCCTCGGCGTGGATTCACTTCGGGTTAACCAGCGAGGATGTCAACAATCTCGCCCACCGGCTGCTGGTCCAGGATGCCGTCTCCGAAGTCTTGCTCCCCGAACTGTACGAGCTTCGAAACGCGCTGGCGGAGATGGCACGCGAACACCGCGACCTCCCGATGCTCGCCCGCACCCACGGCCAGCCCGCGACGCCGACCACCTTCGGCAAGGAGATGGCCGTCTACGCCTCGCGGCTCGCCCGTTCGACTGGCCGAATCCACGCCGCCGTCGACAACCTCCGTGGCAAACTCGGCGGTGCGTCTGGCACCTACGCCGCTCACGAGGCGGCCTACCCCGACGTCGACTGGCAGGTCTTCGCCGAGGAGTTCGTCACGGGACTGGGCCTCGAGTTCGAACCGCTCACCACGCAGGTCAACCCGTGTGACGACCTCGCGGCGCTATTCGACGCGATTCGGGGTGCCAACGACGCCCTGCTGGACCTGGATCTGGACATGTGGCTGTACGTCTCCGATCGCTACCTCGGACAGCAGGCCGTCGAGGGCGAGACTGGCTCGTCGACGATGCCTCACAAGGTCAATCCGATCGACTTCGAGAACAGCGAAGGCAACCTCTCGAAGGCCAATTCGGACCTCACGTTCCTCGCCGACTACATCACCAGTTCCCGACTCCAGCGAGACCTCTCGGACTCGACGGTCAAGCGCAACGTCGGTGCTGCCTTCGCCCACTGTCTGATCGGCTACACGAAGACCGCTGCGGGCCTCGAGAAAGTCGTCCCCAACGAGACGGTCATGCGCGAGGACCTCGAGTCGACCCCCGAGATCGTCGGCGAAGCCGTTCAGACGATCCTCCGGCGCGAGGGCCAGGAAGACGCCTACGAGCAGGTCAAGGACCTCACCCGCGGCAAAGACGTCACCCTCGAGGACTTCCGCGAGCTGTTCGACGACCTCGACGTCGACGAATCGGTCCGCGAGGAGCTACGAGAGCTAACGCCGGCCGGCTACACCGGCGTCGCCGACGACCTGGTCGACGACCTCGAGTAG
- the purH gene encoding bifunctional phosphoribosylaminoimidazolecarboxamide formyltransferase/IMP cyclohydrolase produces MTRIAGMAGNRGRNLLNIADRRPGGAEVAVVLTTDEDAPVLEAAAERDIPTEVVPLAEELSRQEHETAVNDALADYEYDLVCLDGYMQILSDTFLEAQPTTLNVHPSLLPAFPGTDAWGDALEADVSVTGCTVHIVTDATDEDGGVIESEIDAGPVVTQEPIPVYEGDDAASLKERVLYEGEFRAYPRAVKWFAEDAVEVDLEAGEVDLPVDRTDEDGLPARRVVSSDRVDTLRYGENPHQDAAVYADYTCDEASVVHADQLNEGAKDLSYNNYNDADGALNLITEFDDPAAAVIKHTNPAGCATADSLAEAYEKALSTDPQSAFGGIVALNRECDAETAEQIIDSFKEIVVAPSYTDDALEVLCEKDNLRVLDVGELDGEPADRFTEKPLVGGRLVQERDLQSISVDDLEVVTEREPTEEELESMVFAWQTLKHVKSNGILFADGTETVGIGMGQVSRVDAVRLAAMKADEHAEEKDAEGAVMASDAFFPFPDGIEEAAAAGIEAVIQPGGSVNDDDVIEAADEHGMAMAFTGQRSFRHD; encoded by the coding sequence ATGACGCGAATCGCCGGGATGGCCGGCAACCGAGGGCGTAACCTGTTGAACATCGCCGACAGACGACCTGGTGGGGCCGAGGTCGCCGTCGTCCTGACGACCGACGAAGACGCGCCGGTACTCGAAGCCGCCGCCGAGCGAGACATTCCGACCGAAGTCGTCCCGCTCGCCGAGGAGTTGAGCCGACAAGAACACGAGACAGCTGTCAACGACGCACTCGCCGACTACGAGTACGATCTGGTCTGTCTCGACGGCTACATGCAAATTCTCTCGGACACATTCCTCGAGGCCCAGCCGACGACGCTGAACGTCCACCCGTCGCTGTTGCCCGCGTTCCCCGGCACGGACGCCTGGGGCGACGCACTCGAGGCAGACGTCTCCGTGACCGGCTGTACCGTCCACATCGTGACAGACGCGACCGACGAGGACGGTGGCGTGATCGAGAGCGAAATCGACGCGGGTCCGGTCGTCACCCAGGAGCCGATTCCGGTCTACGAGGGCGACGACGCGGCGTCGCTGAAAGAACGCGTGCTCTACGAGGGGGAGTTCCGCGCGTACCCGCGAGCCGTGAAGTGGTTCGCCGAGGACGCAGTCGAGGTGGATCTCGAGGCAGGCGAGGTCGACCTGCCCGTCGACCGAACCGACGAAGACGGCCTTCCCGCCCGGCGCGTCGTCTCGAGCGATCGCGTCGATACCCTTCGCTACGGCGAGAACCCACACCAGGACGCCGCGGTATACGCCGACTACACCTGCGACGAGGCAAGTGTCGTCCACGCCGACCAGTTGAACGAGGGCGCGAAGGACCTCTCGTACAACAACTACAACGATGCCGACGGCGCACTCAACCTGATCACGGAGTTCGACGACCCCGCCGCGGCGGTCATCAAGCACACGAATCCGGCGGGCTGTGCCACGGCCGATTCGCTCGCCGAGGCCTACGAGAAGGCTCTCTCGACGGACCCACAGAGCGCCTTCGGCGGCATCGTCGCGCTAAACCGTGAGTGCGATGCCGAGACAGCCGAACAGATCATCGACTCGTTCAAAGAGATCGTCGTCGCCCCCAGCTACACCGACGACGCCCTCGAAGTGCTCTGCGAGAAGGACAACCTGCGTGTACTCGACGTGGGGGAACTGGACGGCGAGCCGGCCGATCGATTCACCGAGAAACCGCTCGTCGGCGGCCGCCTCGTCCAGGAACGGGACCTGCAGTCGATCTCGGTCGACGACCTCGAGGTCGTCACCGAACGCGAGCCGACCGAGGAGGAACTCGAGTCGATGGTCTTCGCCTGGCAGACACTGAAACACGTCAAGTCGAACGGCATTCTCTTCGCCGACGGTACGGAGACGGTCGGCATCGGGATGGGACAGGTCTCCCGCGTCGACGCAGTCCGACTGGCGGCGATGAAAGCCGACGAACACGCCGAAGAGAAAGATGCCGAGGGTGCGGTCATGGCCTCGGACGCCTTCTTCCCGTTCCCGGACGGTATCGAGGAAGCCGCGGCGGCCGGCATCGAAGCCGTAATACAGCCCGGCGGTTCGGTCAACGACGACGACGTGATCGAGGCTGCAGACGAACACGGGATGGCGATGGCGTTTACGGGACAGCGGAGTTTCCGGCACGACTAG
- the cysK gene encoding cysteine synthase A, with the protein MTNTDESEPSSTVVEAVDELIGETPLLRLDAFADNLYGKVEAANPYSIKDRIAREMIDAAERSGDLEPGGLVVESTSGNTGIGLAAVSAARGYDCVLTMPESMSEERRSLLRALGAELELTPAEDGMSGANQRAEEIAAERENAVLARQFENEANPTAHRKTTGPEIWRATDGGVDALVAGVGTGGTITGVSEYVKERQGKESFTAVAVEPAESPTLSEQCSDGHDIQGIGPGFVPDVLRTDLIDEVRAVEASSAKEASRKLGRTEGVLVGISSGAALAAAADYANEHPEETTVVVLPDTGERYLSTDLFDLE; encoded by the coding sequence ATGACGAACACCGACGAGAGCGAGCCGTCGTCGACCGTCGTAGAAGCCGTCGACGAACTGATCGGCGAGACGCCGTTGTTGCGCCTGGACGCGTTCGCCGACAACCTGTACGGCAAGGTCGAAGCGGCGAATCCCTACTCCATCAAAGATCGCATCGCACGCGAGATGATCGACGCCGCCGAGCGAAGCGGTGACCTAGAGCCGGGTGGTCTCGTCGTCGAGTCGACGAGTGGCAACACGGGAATCGGGCTGGCAGCGGTCAGTGCAGCGCGTGGCTACGACTGTGTGTTGACGATGCCGGAGTCGATGTCCGAGGAACGTCGAAGCCTGCTGCGTGCACTCGGCGCGGAACTCGAACTCACACCGGCCGAGGACGGCATGTCGGGCGCGAACCAGCGCGCCGAAGAGATCGCAGCCGAACGCGAGAACGCAGTGCTCGCGAGACAGTTCGAGAACGAGGCAAACCCCACTGCCCACCGCAAGACTACCGGACCGGAGATCTGGCGTGCGACCGACGGGGGCGTCGACGCGCTCGTCGCTGGCGTCGGCACCGGCGGGACGATCACCGGCGTCAGCGAGTACGTGAAAGAGCGGCAGGGCAAGGAGTCGTTCACCGCAGTCGCCGTCGAACCCGCCGAATCGCCGACGCTCTCCGAGCAGTGTTCCGACGGTCACGACATCCAGGGGATCGGTCCCGGGTTCGTCCCCGACGTGCTCCGGACCGACCTGATCGACGAGGTCCGCGCGGTCGAGGCCTCGAGTGCCAAGGAAGCGAGCCGGAAACTGGGGCGGACCGAAGGGGTGCTCGTCGGCATCTCGTCCGGTGCCGCGCTCGCGGCAGCCGCCGACTACGCGAACGAGCATCCCGAGGAGACGACCGTCGTCGTCCTCCCCGACACCGGCGAGCGATACCTCTCGACGGATCTCTTCGACCTCGAGTAG
- a CDS encoding universal stress protein, with the protein MSTERLLVPIANPETADRLLDTAADLARDRDLEILVVTVVTVPMQLTLEQASDELEIDDHEAVLEYALERAGERDVSAAGRVRFGRSVADGILEIAGDEDEQIEAILLGWRGRPRRRDVVLGSSIDEILADAPCDVLVERIDRESAGGIDSILVPVAGGPNTDLAARIAGSLARAHDARVELVTVVSDRDEESVADARELLTRTSRELGAVTSIEQTVLDGAVEETILERTGDHDVTVVGAAESGPVQRVLVGQIPETIGREADSGVMMAKRHQDVSETLWRQVRDRLRRLR; encoded by the coding sequence ATGTCGACCGAGAGACTCCTCGTCCCCATAGCCAACCCGGAGACCGCCGACAGGTTGCTCGACACTGCCGCCGACCTCGCCCGCGACCGCGACCTCGAGATTCTGGTCGTCACGGTCGTCACCGTCCCGATGCAGTTGACGCTCGAACAGGCCAGTGACGAACTCGAGATCGACGACCACGAGGCCGTCCTCGAGTACGCACTCGAGCGAGCAGGCGAACGCGACGTGTCGGCGGCGGGTCGAGTTCGCTTCGGGCGGAGCGTCGCGGACGGCATCCTCGAGATTGCCGGGGACGAGGACGAACAGATCGAGGCGATCTTGCTGGGCTGGCGCGGCCGTCCCAGGCGGCGTGACGTCGTTCTCGGGAGTTCCATCGACGAGATACTCGCAGACGCACCGTGTGACGTGCTCGTCGAACGGATCGATCGCGAATCCGCTGGCGGGATCGATTCGATTCTCGTCCCCGTCGCAGGCGGACCGAACACCGACCTGGCTGCGCGGATCGCCGGGTCGCTCGCCCGCGCCCACGACGCCCGCGTCGAACTCGTCACCGTCGTCTCCGACCGCGACGAGGAAAGCGTCGCCGACGCCCGCGAGCTGCTCACTCGGACCTCGAGAGAACTGGGAGCCGTCACGTCGATCGAGCAGACAGTTCTCGACGGAGCGGTCGAAGAGACGATCCTCGAGCGAACCGGCGATCACGACGTGACGGTCGTCGGTGCGGCCGAGAGCGGACCGGTACAGCGCGTCCTCGTCGGTCAGATTCCCGAAACGATCGGTCGTGAGGCCGACAGTGGGGTGATGATGGCGAAACGTCACCAAGACGTCTCCGAGACGCTGTGGCGGCAGGTACGCGATCGGCTTCGACGACTCCGCTGA
- a CDS encoding SIMPL domain-containing protein — MDRRQFLAASGVGAAAVLAGCTGSMTDDERAATGSDDEITVATSGEVEAEPEEATVDVGVEASGASADEVTDELAAGAEQLRETFDELGIPDENVEEGQYRVRPVSGREGEVEEIRGSHSFEVTVDDIDQVGEVIDTTVAAGADDVGRVNFTVREETREELRKDAIDEALENADEEAGHVASNRGVTITGTKSVSTSDVRVHTVSHRTNYEVAMEADDDSPSTEIDADPVSVSASVTVTYGFTDS, encoded by the coding sequence ATGGATCGACGACAGTTCCTTGCGGCGTCGGGTGTCGGCGCTGCTGCGGTGCTTGCCGGCTGTACCGGGAGTATGACTGACGACGAGCGGGCTGCAACTGGAAGCGACGACGAGATCACCGTCGCCACGAGCGGCGAGGTAGAGGCCGAGCCCGAGGAGGCGACGGTCGACGTCGGCGTCGAAGCGAGCGGCGCGTCGGCCGACGAGGTGACGGACGAACTGGCTGCCGGTGCCGAGCAGTTGCGCGAGACCTTCGACGAACTGGGGATTCCCGATGAAAACGTCGAAGAAGGGCAGTATCGAGTCAGACCGGTTTCGGGACGGGAGGGCGAGGTCGAGGAAATCCGAGGGTCACACTCCTTCGAGGTAACCGTCGACGACATCGACCAGGTCGGCGAGGTCATCGACACCACGGTCGCGGCCGGTGCCGACGATGTCGGTCGCGTCAACTTCACGGTACGTGAAGAAACACGCGAGGAACTCCGGAAAGATGCGATCGACGAGGCCCTCGAGAACGCGGACGAAGAGGCCGGACACGTCGCGTCCAACCGCGGCGTGACGATAACGGGGACGAAGTCGGTGAGTACGAGCGACGTCCGGGTTCACACGGTCAGTCACAGGACGAACTACGAAGTGGCGATGGAAGCCGACGACGACAGTCCAAGTACGGAAATCGACGCCGATCCGGTGAGTGTCTCGGCGTCGGTGACCGTGACATACGGGTTCACCGATAGCTGA
- the carA gene encoding glutamine-hydrolyzing carbamoyl-phosphate synthase small subunit, producing the protein MTTAYVALEGDHVIEGRGRAPGTARGELVFTTAYTGYEESLTDPSYEEQVLTFSYPLIGNYGVREERFEDDHVHPRAVLAKELTDDVAAWLADEAVPAVDRLDTREIVTEIRDGGAMKCGIAVGDDATEDDALEQLERCKPMSDHTEIGTQVSVDDPSVRGADNDRETVALIDCGAKDSIVDSLVARDAQVHVLPYDATVDTVTDVDPDVLFVSNGPGDPANYEQAVALVREFVDDIPVAGICLGQQIVARALGGTTEKMDFGHRGVNQPVLDVDSGQVVMTTQNHGYTVADPGDHLEVTQINVNDDTPEGLDGIDHDVITRQYHPEANPGPEDTLEFFDDVLAMAGDRSQRAVPADD; encoded by the coding sequence AACTGGTTTTCACGACGGCCTACACCGGCTACGAAGAGAGTCTCACGGACCCGTCGTACGAAGAGCAGGTACTCACCTTCTCGTATCCGCTGATCGGCAACTACGGCGTCCGCGAAGAACGGTTCGAAGACGACCACGTCCACCCCCGTGCAGTCCTCGCGAAAGAACTGACCGACGACGTCGCCGCGTGGCTCGCCGACGAGGCCGTCCCCGCGGTCGACCGACTCGACACCCGTGAAATCGTCACCGAGATTCGTGACGGCGGCGCGATGAAATGTGGTATCGCCGTCGGCGATGACGCCACCGAAGACGACGCCCTCGAGCAACTCGAACGGTGCAAGCCGATGAGCGACCACACTGAAATCGGCACACAGGTCAGCGTCGACGATCCGAGCGTCCGCGGCGCGGACAACGACCGCGAGACCGTCGCACTGATCGACTGCGGTGCGAAGGACTCGATCGTCGACTCGCTGGTCGCCCGCGACGCACAGGTACACGTCCTCCCCTACGACGCAACCGTCGACACCGTCACTGACGTCGATCCCGACGTGCTGTTCGTCTCGAACGGTCCCGGCGACCCCGCAAACTACGAGCAGGCAGTCGCGCTCGTCCGGGAGTTCGTCGACGACATCCCCGTCGCCGGTATCTGCCTCGGTCAGCAGATCGTCGCCCGTGCGCTGGGCGGCACCACCGAGAAGATGGACTTTGGCCACCGCGGCGTCAACCAGCCCGTCCTCGACGTAGACTCCGGCCAGGTCGTCATGACCACCCAGAACCACGGCTACACCGTCGCCGACCCCGGCGACCACCTCGAGGTCACCCAGATCAACGTCAACGACGACACGCCCGAGGGCCTCGACGGGATCGACCACGACGTCATCACCCGCCAGTACCACCCCGAAGCCAACCCCGGCCCCGAGGACACCCTCGAGTTCTTCGACGACGTCCTCGCGATGGCCGGAGACCGAAGTCAGCGAGCAGTTCCCGCCGACGACTGA